The Candidatus Sulfotelmatobacter sp. genomic sequence GCCGCCGCGTTGTCCTTGTTCGCACACGACTCGGCCGCGAACTCGCCACCGACCCGGTCGGCGATGGTGAAGAACTCGTTGGCCGCGCGGCGCTTCGCCTTGGGCACGATCACGCCGGCGTAGGTGCCCTGAATCGCCTGGTGATCGCATTTGCGGAAGTAGGTCGGCCCGGCCTTGCCGCCGTCGTAGTGGTAGTCTTCGAAGGCCTCGACGAGCTTCTCGGCGTCGGTCGTGCCGGCGTGCTCGATGCGATTGACGAGGTTCATGCCGGTCATCAAGCCCAGGTACTGGCGCCAGTCGACGTTCGCCGAACGGGTCTTGAGCGCGGCGTAGTACTTCGCCGCATCACCCCCGGCTTCCGGGCCCCACACGTACCCCCACAGCGATCCGACGATGTCGTCGACCGGTAATCCGACCGCGACGTCGTTGCCGCTCAGGATGCCGCCGAAGAGCATCTTCTTGTTGAGGCCGAGCGCGACGGCGTTCTTGACGCCGTTGATCGTGTCGGGTCCGTAATTGCAGAACACCAACGTGTCCGCGTTCGTGTTGCGCGCCTTCGTCAGGTACGATGAGTAGTCGGTTTGGCCGAGCGGATGCAAGTCGACGCCGGCGACCTCGCCACCGTGCGCGAGCAGGATTCGCTCGAGACGCGTGTGTGCGTCGGTGCCGAACGCGTAGTCCGCCACCAGGAAGTACCACTTCTTCCCGTGCTTGAGGAGCTCGGGGCCGACCGCGTTGGCCAGCATCGCGTTCGAGCAGGTCTGTCGGAACGTCGCGCGGTGCGCCTTCGGGCCGGTGATGTTCGTGTCGTGCGTGCCGATCGCGACGAAGAGGATGCCCTGCTCCTCGGCCAGCGCCGAGACCGCCAGACCGACGGCGGAGCTGAGCCCGCCGCACAGCACGTCGACTTTCTCTTGCTGGATGAGTCGTTTGGCCTCGGTCTCGCCCGCCGCGGGCTTCGACTGGTCGTCGCCGTCGATGGCGACGTACTGGATGCGACTATTCTTCTTGTTGGCTTGGTCGAGGGCGAGCTGTAAGCCGAGCTTCTGCGAGGCGGCCGCGTTGGCGTAGACGCCGGAGAAGCTGTCGACGTGGCCTATCTTGACGGTTACTCCACCACCGGCCGCGATGACGTCGCGAGGCGGTGCGAGTGGCGCCGCGCCGGCGATCCGCGTTTCGAGCAGGGGAAACCCGAGGGTTGCCGCGCCGGCGAGCCCGAGGGCGCCGGTACGGCGGAGGAACTCTTTGCGATCGACGGAGGCGTGATCGTCCATGGTGCTCCTTGCCGGGAATGAGTGCGGTTGGGCGAGCCTTTCTTCGCCGCGCTTGCGTGCCCTACGTCAGGTATACCAAAGATTTCCTCGGGGAACGGACCCCGGCGGCGGACGCCGAACTGCCGGGACGTGGCCGAGGAGCGCGCCGAACCGAAGGTCGTCCTGCTGGTGCGGCTGTTGTCCGCGATCGACGAGGGCCGCTTCAGCTTCGAGCAGCTCAAAGACGAGATCGCCGACGAGAAGCCCCCCAGCACGCGGACGTTGCGCCGCTATTTGAGCGTCCTCTCCGATGCGGGCTTCCCGTGGTTCTTCGATCGCGCCAGCGGCACGTATCGGTTCGCGGAAGGCTACAGCCTGCGCCGCTTCAACCTCTCGCACCGCGAGTTGCTCGGTTTGGTCACGCTCAAGCGGCTCGGCTCGTCGCTGGGCGGCACGTTCGCGACCGCGATCGAGGAGACGACGCAGAAGCTGCTGCGTTCCAGCGACCGCCGCACCGAAGTCTCGGTCGAGACGACCTCGCTCGCCATTCGCTTCGGCGAGGTCGCCCTCGAGCCCGACGTCGAGCGCGTCTTCGAGCAGCTGCAGGGCGCGGAGCGCGAACGGCGGCGCGTGAACTTCGGCTACACCGACAAGACCGGCGCGCAGACCAAGCGCAACGTCGACCCGTACGGCTTCATCGTCTCCTCCGGGCGCATCTACCTGGTCGGTTACGATCACACGCGCGCGGACATGCGCGTCTTCGCAGTCGACAACGTCACCGGCGTCGACGTCACGCCGCGCACGTTCGAACGGCCCGCCGACTTCAACCTGGAGGCGTACGGCGCGAACTCGGTCAGCGGCGTCTTCCACGGCGATGCGACGGCCGAGGTGACGGTGCGTTTCTCGCCGCTCGTCGCCAAGGCGGCGACGGCGACGACCATCGCGCGCCACCGCACGGTGGTGCGGCGCGCCGACGGCGGCGTCGAGATCACCTATCGGGTCGTCGATCCGCTCGAGATCGTGCGTTGGTCGCTGCAGTGGGGAACCGAAGCCGAGATCGTCGCGCCGCCGGCCGCGCGCCGCGCGGCCGCCGAGATCGCGACCAGCCTGGCCGGCCGCTACGGGACCGAAACCGCCGGCTGAAGGTCGGCGCGCGTCAATCCAAGCGCGCTTCGGCCGTGCGGATCGCGGGATTCGCGCGCAAGTCGTCGACGAGCTGCGCCAGCGCGCTCGCCGACGCGCCCGCACCGAGCGCGAGCTCGACGCGCTGCGTGCCGTCGGGTTCCGCGCGTCCGAACTCGACGCGGCCGACCGGCGGCAGACTGGCCGTGTGCGCCGCGTCGAGTGCGTCGTGGACGCGAAATCCGCTCTCGACGCTCAGCACGATCGTCGCGCGCCGCGAGCGCACCCACAGGCGCTTCTCGAACGAGCGCATCCCCGCCAAAATGGCGAGCGCGATCACGGTCGCGAGTCCCGCCGCGATGAAGAGATGTCCGCCGGCCGCCAAGCCGATCGCCGCGGCGGCCCAGACGCTCGCCGCCGTCGTCAGGCCGCGCACGCTGCGTCGCCGCACGATGATCGTCCCGGCGCCGATGAACCCGATGCCGCTGACGACCTGGGCCGCGATGCGCGAGGGATCGAGCACGACGTTCGGCGCGTGCAGCACGCGCGTGAAGCCGTATTGCGAGACGATCATCAGCAACGCGGCGCCGAGCGCGACCAGCGCGTGATCGCGCAGGCCGGCCGGCTGGTCGACACGCTCGCGCTCGATGCCGATCGCCGCGCCAAGCGCGGCTGCGACCAAGAGCCGGAGGGCGGCTTCGCCCCACGGCAGCGATGCCTCCATGGGGCCCGTGTTCCCCGTCTCGCGCCGCCCTCCCGCGGCGCTGGTGCCGGCAACCTCGTGCAGCAGCACGTGTCATCTGGCTCTCGACCCGACCGTCGCGGTCAAGCGAAACGCCAAGCCGTTCGCGGGCGTTAGAGTAGCCGAGTGTGGTTATGCGTACATTAAGCGGTGTCTTTGCCTGCCTTCTGATCGCGCTTGGCGCCGGAGCGCTTGCGTCGGCCGACGTGCCGACGGGGCAACCCGTTCAGGGCATTCGTTGCGATACGATGGAAGGCTCGGTGTTGCACATCCATCAACACCTTGCCGTGTTCGATCACGGCAAGCCCGTCGGCATTCCGCCCGACGTCGGCCGGCCGCTGATCGCCGGCTGTTTCTACTGGCTGCACACGCATACGCCCGACGGCATCATCCACGTCGAGTCGCCGTACTTCCGCAGCTTCACGCTCGCGAATTTCTTCGGCGTGTGGGGACAACCGCTCACGCCGACCGACGTCGCCGGCGCCAAGCCGCGCAAGGGCGAGCACATCGTCACCTGGGTCGACGGCAACCGCTACACCGGCGATCCGCGCAAGATCGAGTTGACCCAGCACCTCGACGTCACCATCGAAGTCGGGCCGCCGTACACGAAGCCGGCGCCGTTCACCGCCTGGAACGGAAATTAGGCCGCTGATCCGCTGACGCGACGAAGCCGCCCGGCGCCGGGCGGCTTCGTAACGCGTGGGAATCCGCTCTGCGCTCGACCTCGCCGATCGGCTCGGCCAGGACGGCGTCGTACCTCGTCTCGGCGGCGCGGACCCGTCGGATTTCCGCCAAACCCGCGACATCCACCGGCGAGCTTCCCGCGACTCGCCCGCCGGCGCGCAACCGGCGTGGACGAATCCTACTCCCGCCGAGCGCCGAGCGCAAGTCCCCGCGCCGCCGGCTGGGAAAAAAGCATCGAGGCCGGCCGGGGAACCCGGTCGGCCTCGAGCGCCAGAGAGTCGATCTGCGCGTGTACTCGCAAGCGGTGCCGCAAGCCAGTCCAGCGTCGTACTCGTGTCGCGAGGTCGCGTCCCCCGTACGGCTGGCGCCGCACATCGTTCCACCCCTCGCAGCGAGTCTCTCGGCTCACTCGCACGTCGTCTTTCGTTGACGTGATCAAACCCTAACGCACGCAAAACAATCACGCAATACACCGCCCCCTCATATCCACAAGAAAGTTCACTTCTCCACGCCAACTCACACCAACTCACGCAATCCACACCCACCCCCGCTCGAAATCAAAGCTTTCG encodes the following:
- a CDS encoding ABC transporter substrate-binding protein — protein: MDDHASVDRKEFLRRTGALGLAGAATLGFPLLETRIAGAAPLAPPRDVIAAGGGVTVKIGHVDSFSGVYANAAASQKLGLQLALDQANKKNSRIQYVAIDGDDQSKPAAGETEAKRLIQQEKVDVLCGGLSSAVGLAVSALAEEQGILFVAIGTHDTNITGPKAHRATFRQTCSNAMLANAVGPELLKHGKKWYFLVADYAFGTDAHTRLERILLAHGGEVAGVDLHPLGQTDYSSYLTKARNTNADTLVFCNYGPDTINGVKNAVALGLNKKMLFGGILSGNDVAVGLPVDDIVGSLWGYVWGPEAGGDAAKYYAALKTRSANVDWRQYLGLMTGMNLVNRIEHAGTTDAEKLVEAFEDYHYDGGKAGPTYFRKCDHQAIQGTYAGVIVPKAKRRAANEFFTIADRVGGEFAAESCANKDNAAAAAVISSEKLPTREGYTPLKV
- a CDS encoding WYL domain-containing protein gives rise to the protein MAEERAEPKVVLLVRLLSAIDEGRFSFEQLKDEIADEKPPSTRTLRRYLSVLSDAGFPWFFDRASGTYRFAEGYSLRRFNLSHRELLGLVTLKRLGSSLGGTFATAIEETTQKLLRSSDRRTEVSVETTSLAIRFGEVALEPDVERVFEQLQGAERERRRVNFGYTDKTGAQTKRNVDPYGFIVSSGRIYLVGYDHTRADMRVFAVDNVTGVDVTPRTFERPADFNLEAYGANSVSGVFHGDATAEVTVRFSPLVAKAATATTIARHRTVVRRADGGVEITYRVVDPLEIVRWSLQWGTEAEIVAPPAARRAAAEIATSLAGRYGTETAG
- a CDS encoding MgtC/SapB family protein; its protein translation is MEASLPWGEAALRLLVAAALGAAIGIERERVDQPAGLRDHALVALGAALLMIVSQYGFTRVLHAPNVVLDPSRIAAQVVSGIGFIGAGTIIVRRRSVRGLTTAASVWAAAAIGLAAGGHLFIAAGLATVIALAILAGMRSFEKRLWVRSRRATIVLSVESGFRVHDALDAAHTASLPPVGRVEFGRAEPDGTQRVELALGAGASASALAQLVDDLRANPAIRTAEARLD